The DNA sequence TTTATGTTTCTTACCATAGTATCAAAGATCTTGCGACTCCCGCTAAAGACAAAATAGAACTTTATAAATGTTTTAAACAACTTAATCTTGATGCAACTTTGCATTTAATCCAAGATGAAAAAGATATCGATGGTAAAATGATTAAAAGCTTAGAACATGGTATGAGAATGACAGATAAAGCTTTGTTTAGGAAAGAACTTCCTTTAATGCTTGAAAAATTAAAAGATAAAAAATCTCCCATGAGAGAAAATTCTATTTCTTATCCTTGCAAAAATAGAGTTTTCAAATTTAGAGATGAAGGTGATAAATTTAAACTTGAGATTGTTTAAATATAATTTTTTAAGAATTTTTAAAGTTATTTGAGTTTATTTTCAAGCAACTTAATCTTTCATAGCAAGTTCTAGCATTTTTTGAATATTTTCAAAGCTTTCAAAATTTTCAGGAGTTATAAATTCAGCTTTTAAAGGTTTTTTGTAATATTTTTCTATTTCAGCTACTAAAGCCATGATATCAATACTATCAATAAAATCTTCGCTAACCAAATTCGTCATGCTTTCATCAATATCGGTTCTTTCTATATTGATAAAAAATTGTTTAACGTTTTGCATTTTATTCCTTTGTAATTTTTAAAATCGTATTATCACTTAAATTTAAAATTAAGTCAAATTTTTGGTTTTAAAGGCCATTAAATATTTTCAAATTTCATTTAAATAACCCCTATCAATCTTACCATTTTGATTGAGTTTAAAACTATCAATTCTTTTAAAATGTTTAGGTATCATATAAAGAGGTAATTTATCTTTTAAAAATATTCTAAAATCAATTTCTTCTTTACTCTCATAAAAACAAATAATCTCTTCTTTAAAAACACAAGCAGAGTTTCTTACTTTATCATGGGAATTAATAATATTTTCTATTTCTCCTAGTTCTATTCTATGACCCATGTATTTAATCTGATTATCAGCTCTTCCATAGCATAACAATTCTTCAAATCCATTATAAGCAACAATATCTCCTGTCTTATAGAGTAAGTCTAAATAATTATCATGTAAAGGATTTTGTATAAAAGCTTTATTTGTTTTTTCTTTGTCATTGTAATATCCTAAGGATAAAGAAGTTCCTCTTATATATAATTCTCCTTTTTTACCTATTTCTTTAGTACTTATATAATTCATATTTTCATCAAAGACTAGAAGTTCTGTATTTTTACAAGCTTTACCAATTGGTAAGAGTTCATCATCTTTAAAAGGACGGTTGATGATGTAGTAGGTGCAAACATCAGTGATTTCAGTAGGACCATAAAGATTAGCAAATAAACTTTGAGGTAAATGTTTTCTCCAGATATTAAGTTGCTTATTGGGCATGATTTCACCACAAAAGAGTATTTTTTTGAGATGTTTAGAAGAAAAATTATCTAAAGCTTCTGTATTTGCAAAATAAATCAATACTGAAGGCACCCAAAATATCGTACTTACTTTTTCTTGTTCTAAGCATTGTAATACTTTAGCAGGAAAAGTAAAGATATGATTAGGGATGATATGTAAAGTTGCGCCCACTTTTACACTTGAAAAAATATCTAAAACACTATTATCAAAATAAAATGGAGCTTGATTAGCTAAAATTTCATTCTCATCAAAATCAAAAGTTTCACATACCCAAAACGTATAATCAATCACACTCTTATGAGCTATACTTACTCCTTTAGGAATTCCTGTACTTCCACTTGTAAAAAGTACATAAAGTAAATTAGTGTCAATGTGTTTTTCTTTGGCTTTAGTGATTAAATTTTCATCTGTATTAAAACTTTTAAAATCTTGTGTATATAAAGTAGGTAAATTTAAATCTAAATTTAAATCTTTAGAAGTGATTAGAAGTTTTGGTTTTAAAACTTCTATAACTTTTTCTATTCTTTCTTTGGGACTTTTTTCATCTAAGAGTGTATAAAAGTTTCCACTTAAAGCTACACCAAAAAAAGAAATCAAACAATCAATGCCTTTAGGTAAGATAATAAGAATGGCTTTTTGTAAAGGTAAAGTATCATTATTTAACTTTCTTAGAATTTCACTGGCAACTTTTTTAGAATAAAGATCAAATTCTTTATAAGTGATTTCTTTTCTTTCTTTGGTAAAAGGTTCAACAAAGGCTATTTTTTCACTAAAATTTTCAACACTTTTTTCTAGAAAGTTGTAGATGTGGGTGAGCATGCAAAAAAGCCTTTATAATAAAATCAAAAGATGATTATGCCCCTTCCCGCCAGTTAATATAAACATAAAAAATTAATACCTTTTCATTATAAAAAGCAGATAAATACCTCCTAATAAAGTCGCTATAATCCCTAAAGGAATTTCGTAAGGAAATAATACAATTTTAGATATAAAATAAGCTAGAAACATTAAACAAATTCCAAGTAAAGCTGCCACAAAAAGTTGATTGTAAAATTTTTTAATTCCTAGTAATCTCATAATATGAGGGGCCAACAAACCCACAAAACTAAAAGGACCTATACATAAAGCACTTAAGGCGCAAGCAAAAGCGCTTAAGATAAGAAAAACGATTCTAACTTTTACTACATTAAGCCCAACACTTAAAGCACAATTCTCCCCTAAAGAAAATATCTTTAGGTTGGGATATAATATATATAAAGTTGATAAAAAAATACCTGTATAAATCAATAAAAATAAACTTAAATTTTTATCTATATTGATTAATCCAGCTTGAGTATAAGCTAAAAAAGTATAAGCTTTAAAGTCTCCACTAGCTAAGAAAATTTTACCCAAAGCATCTACAAAAAACATTATAGCTATGCCCATAAGAATGATTTTTTGTATATTTATATTTAATTTAGTGCTTAAAAAAAATAAAAAACATAAAACCAATAGAGCACCTATAATAGCAAAAATTTGAATATGTTCTAAAGAAAAATATAAAGCAAATAATACACCTAAACTTGTTCCAGAATTAATCCCTAGCATCTCAGGTGATGCCATAGGATTAAAACTCAATCTTTGCAAGATAAATCCAACCAAAGCTAATAAAATACCACATAAAAGCAAAATAACAAGCTTGTTTAATCTTAATGCTAAAATTTCATCCGATATGTTTTTAAAACTCAAAGTTGAAAAATCAAAATACAAATTAAGAAAAAATAGCATCAAAACAAGTAAAATCAAACCTAAAATAATATATCTTTCTTTAAAATAAGAAAATATATAAATACCATCATCGCTAAAATTTTCTTTTAACATTTTAAAAACACCAAAAATAAACAACGGAGAACCGATTAATGCCAAAACTCCTCCAGTAGGCAAATCAATTCCTTTTGTAATTTGTAAAATTTGTAAAAATAAATCTACTCCAAATAACAAAAAAAAGCCTAAAAAACCGCAGATTAAAAACTCTTTTCTTAATTTTTTTATTTTAAAAAATTTCACAAAAATACTTGCAAATAAGCCTAAAAAACTAATTACTCCTACAAAAGAAACCACCAAAGTGATAAAATAAGCACTCAAGCACAAGGCAAAAAATTTAACATAAAAGATATTTTGTCCCACACTGCTTGCAAGTTCATCTCCTAAATTTAAAATTTTTAAATAAGGGATAAAAAAATACAAACTAATCAATGCTATACTAGAATAACAAAAAAGCTCTATAATATCTTTAAAACCATTTTGAGTAAAATAACCACTATTAAAAAGTAAAAAAGACTTACTTTCTTCTGGATAAAAAAGGATCAGTAAAGAATTTAAAGCGCCAAAAACCATCCCACTTATAAGGCCTAAAAGGATTATACTTGTGGAATTTAAATGCTTTTTAAGCATAAAAATAAAAATTAAAAACAAAATTAAAAAAGCTCCCAAAAAGCCCATTAACACTTTTGAAATATTTAAAAAATCAGGAAAAAATAAAGTAGCGATTAATATAGTAAAACTAGCACTAGGAGCCACACCTAATGTTGTATCGCTGGCTAAGGGATTTTGCATTACTATACGCAAAATCAAAGAAGAAAAAGCAAGTAAAAAACCGCACAATAAACACATAAAAAAACGGCTTAAATTGTAATTTAAAAAAATAAAAGAAAATAAATTTTCATGATTATATTTTTTTAAAAAT is a window from the Campylobacter sp. RM10537 genome containing:
- a CDS encoding acyl carrier protein — its product is MQNVKQFFINIERTDIDESMTNLVSEDFIDSIDIMALVAEIEKYYKKPLKAEFITPENFESFENIQKMLELAMKD
- a CDS encoding AMP-binding protein, translating into MLTHIYNFLEKSVENFSEKIAFVEPFTKERKEITYKEFDLYSKKVASEILRKLNNDTLPLQKAILIILPKGIDCLISFFGVALSGNFYTLLDEKSPKERIEKVIEVLKPKLLITSKDLNLDLNLPTLYTQDFKSFNTDENLITKAKEKHIDTNLLYVLFTSGSTGIPKGVSIAHKSVIDYTFWVCETFDFDENEILANQAPFYFDNSVLDIFSSVKVGATLHIIPNHIFTFPAKVLQCLEQEKVSTIFWVPSVLIYFANTEALDNFSSKHLKKILFCGEIMPNKQLNIWRKHLPQSLFANLYGPTEITDVCTYYIINRPFKDDELLPIGKACKNTELLVFDENMNYISTKEIGKKGELYIRGTSLSLGYYNDKEKTNKAFIQNPLHDNYLDLLYKTGDIVAYNGFEELLCYGRADNQIKYMGHRIELGEIENIINSHDKVRNSACVFKEEIICFYESKEEIDFRIFLKDKLPLYMIPKHFKRIDSFKLNQNGKIDRGYLNEI
- a CDS encoding iron ABC transporter permease, producing MKKIIFSCVFILIALFCVFLFLEFEFLKKYNHENLFSFIFLNYNLSRFFMCLLCGFLLAFSSLILRIVMQNPLASDTTLGVAPSASFTILIATLFFPDFLNISKVLMGFLGAFLILFLIFIFMLKKHLNSTSIILLGLISGMVFGALNSLLILFYPEESKSFLLFNSGYFTQNGFKDIIELFCYSSIALISLYFFIPYLKILNLGDELASSVGQNIFYVKFFALCLSAYFITLVVSFVGVISFLGLFASIFVKFFKIKKLRKEFLICGFLGFFLLFGVDLFLQILQITKGIDLPTGGVLALIGSPLFIFGVFKMLKENFSDDGIYIFSYFKERYIILGLILLVLMLFFLNLYFDFSTLSFKNISDEILALRLNKLVILLLCGILLALVGFILQRLSFNPMASPEMLGINSGTSLGVLFALYFSLEHIQIFAIIGALLVLCFLFFLSTKLNINIQKIILMGIAIMFFVDALGKIFLASGDFKAYTFLAYTQAGLINIDKNLSLFLLIYTGIFLSTLYILYPNLKIFSLGENCALSVGLNVVKVRIVFLILSAFACALSALCIGPFSFVGLLAPHIMRLLGIKKFYNQLFVAALLGICLMFLAYFISKIVLFPYEIPLGIIATLLGGIYLLFIMKRY